A genomic region of Magnetococcales bacterium contains the following coding sequences:
- a CDS encoding response regulator encodes MRILIVDDQFNNRMLLEKILTKYGSCDFAANGLEAVETFQFALEDGNPYNLVCLDIMMPVMDGQEALARMREIEDKSGISSSSPAVIFMISALDTEEQVVKAFFRGGCNDYITKPVTTAKILQKLKEYGLVSE; translated from the coding sequence ATGAGGATTTTGATCGTCGATGACCAGTTCAACAATCGCATGCTGCTGGAAAAAATCCTGACCAAATACGGCTCCTGCGATTTTGCCGCCAATGGTCTGGAGGCTGTGGAAACGTTCCAGTTTGCCCTGGAAGATGGCAACCCCTACAACCTCGTATGCCTGGATATCATGATGCCCGTCATGGATGGCCAGGAAGCCCTGGCACGCATGCGGGAAATCGAGGACAAAAGCGGTATCAGCTCTTCCTCTCCGGCGGTGATTTTCATGATCAGCGCCCTGGATACCGAAGAACAGGTCGTCAAGGCCTTTTTCCGGGGAGGCTGCAACGATTACATCACCAAACCGGTCACAACGGCCAAGATTTTGCAGAAACTCAAAGAGTACGGTCTCGTCTCCGAGTAG
- a CDS encoding response regulator produces MDSLLIVEDSRSFASLLRSRLQATFPCEVILARDYAEAQKWVTSKRGGCFLGILDLHLPDAQDGEIVDLILSHKIPAIVLTGEFKEDLRSKVLSKGVLDYFIKDSVHVIDSVIYFIQRLRQNQNIQVLVVDDSRSFRFSLCRFLRLYGFKVLEAADGKQALQVLDENNVRMVISDYEMPGMDGFQLTKQIRAKYPRDHVAVIGLSSHGDMNLAAQFIKAGANDFLIKPFRNEELFCRVSQNVELIEKYEALEGLVQERTKRLEETLVKLRSRENHLKSVLESALDAIVTIDKDGRLVDFNPAAEKLFGYSRDQLLGKPITDTIMPPHARDAHNAAFSRRLTLGEETVNLKRRVEVQGLRRDGLVIDLEMALTSLSNDGRLFFTGFMHDITERKQLVKSLEETLTVAESANRAKSEFLANMSHEIRTPMNAVIGMTDLLLEGNPSPEQREYLEIVQNSSRSLLELINGILDLSKIEAGHLKLEQIPFDLLGRVENACEGLAVKAHQKDLDLLCHVAHDLPETLVGDPLRLNQVLINLLSNAIKFTNAGEVVLRVRAAQPGDVPGNKVRPPGLGNRAMLHFSVTDTGVGIPRDRQEKIFERFTQADGSTTRQFGGSGLGLTISRSLVAMMSGEMWVESEEGFGSTFHFTAEFGLGKRGSDQPGRIMEDRVGHPATEQLAALSILTVWKSAVGREIVREILTHAGAHVQEASDVPEMMEALERAKKRMRPFDVLVLDHGVLDQDNQPPEAWRAHAGWHGNAVLLLPTHLRLEDVENACRLDGQVCCRKPIKKFALLRTVKQTMGIVASQEPAKLVVKTEPAAKPMENPSRILLVEDLVNNQKLALAILERAGHRVTVANNGMEALDAMANADFDLILMDLQMPEMDGHETTRVIRAGEGPMIGKKEIPIIAVTAHALEEERQRCQTEGMNGFLRKPYRPQELIDAINPFLAKSTAARRPPPPKIIKTSETPVLKPVVGDAADFVRNREIFLKEGPDKLRSLQHQLEIKDPMQARKAAEWIKNAATDVGASRVRIKAMLLAGKAEMKNWTESETIFADLTQEVEKALEMLAETSVS; encoded by the coding sequence ATGGATTCATTGCTGATCGTCGAAGATTCGCGGAGCTTCGCCTCCCTGCTCAGAAGTCGCCTGCAGGCAACCTTTCCCTGTGAAGTGATTCTGGCCCGTGACTATGCCGAGGCCCAAAAATGGGTCACATCGAAACGGGGCGGCTGTTTTCTGGGTATCCTCGATCTGCATCTTCCCGACGCCCAGGATGGCGAAATCGTCGATCTGATCCTCTCACACAAAATTCCCGCCATCGTTTTGACTGGAGAGTTCAAGGAGGATTTGCGCAGCAAGGTCCTTTCCAAGGGAGTGCTGGACTATTTCATCAAGGATAGCGTTCACGTCATTGATTCGGTCATTTATTTTATCCAGCGCCTGCGGCAGAACCAGAATATTCAGGTCCTGGTGGTGGACGACTCCCGCAGTTTTCGTTTCAGCCTGTGCCGGTTTTTGCGTCTGTATGGTTTCAAGGTGCTGGAGGCAGCCGACGGCAAACAGGCCTTGCAGGTCCTGGATGAAAACAATGTGCGCATGGTGATCTCCGACTACGAAATGCCGGGCATGGATGGTTTCCAGTTGACCAAACAAATCCGCGCCAAATATCCCCGCGACCACGTGGCCGTCATCGGTCTCTCCTCGCATGGAGACATGAATCTCGCCGCACAGTTCATCAAGGCCGGAGCCAACGATTTCTTGATCAAACCGTTTCGCAATGAAGAACTGTTCTGCCGCGTCTCGCAAAACGTCGAGCTGATCGAAAAATATGAAGCTCTGGAAGGCCTGGTTCAGGAACGCACCAAACGTCTGGAAGAGACCCTCGTCAAACTCCGCAGCCGGGAAAATCACCTCAAATCAGTCCTGGAAAGTGCCCTGGATGCCATCGTGACCATCGACAAGGACGGACGCCTGGTCGATTTCAATCCGGCAGCGGAAAAATTGTTCGGCTACAGCCGCGACCAACTGCTGGGTAAACCCATTACCGATACGATCATGCCCCCGCACGCCCGCGATGCCCACAATGCGGCGTTTTCCCGGCGGCTTACCTTGGGAGAAGAGACCGTCAACCTGAAACGACGGGTCGAAGTCCAGGGTTTGCGACGGGATGGTCTGGTAATCGACCTGGAAATGGCTCTGACCTCCCTGAGCAACGATGGCCGCCTGTTCTTCACCGGCTTCATGCACGACATCACCGAACGCAAGCAGCTCGTCAAATCCCTGGAAGAAACCTTGACCGTGGCCGAGTCGGCCAACCGGGCCAAAAGCGAATTCCTGGCCAACATGAGCCATGAAATCCGTACCCCCATGAATGCCGTCATCGGCATGACGGATCTGCTTCTGGAAGGAAATCCCTCGCCAGAGCAGCGAGAATATCTTGAAATTGTTCAGAATTCTTCCAGATCCCTGCTGGAGCTGATCAATGGCATTCTGGACCTTTCCAAAATCGAGGCCGGCCACCTCAAACTGGAACAGATTCCCTTCGATCTGTTGGGCCGGGTCGAAAACGCCTGCGAGGGATTGGCCGTCAAGGCCCACCAGAAAGATCTCGATCTGCTGTGCCATGTGGCGCACGATCTTCCGGAAACCCTGGTCGGCGACCCGTTGCGCCTCAATCAGGTGTTGATCAACCTGCTCAGCAATGCCATCAAGTTTACCAATGCTGGAGAAGTGGTGTTGCGGGTGCGCGCTGCCCAGCCGGGCGATGTGCCGGGCAACAAGGTGCGTCCACCGGGATTGGGCAATCGGGCCATGCTCCATTTTTCCGTCACGGATACGGGTGTCGGTATCCCGCGTGATCGACAGGAAAAAATATTTGAACGCTTTACCCAGGCAGACGGTTCCACAACGCGACAGTTCGGAGGATCCGGGCTGGGGTTGACCATCAGCCGCAGTCTGGTAGCCATGATGAGCGGCGAAATGTGGGTGGAAAGCGAAGAGGGATTTGGCAGCACGTTTCATTTCACGGCTGAATTCGGTCTGGGCAAGCGGGGATCCGATCAACCAGGCCGCATCATGGAGGACCGGGTTGGTCATCCGGCAACCGAACAACTGGCTGCCCTCTCCATCCTGACAGTCTGGAAAAGTGCTGTCGGCCGGGAGATCGTGCGGGAAATCCTGACCCACGCCGGTGCCCATGTCCAGGAGGCCTCCGATGTGCCCGAAATGATGGAAGCCCTTGAACGGGCGAAAAAGCGCATGCGTCCCTTTGATGTCCTGGTTCTGGATCATGGTGTCCTGGATCAGGACAACCAGCCGCCGGAGGCGTGGCGCGCCCATGCGGGCTGGCATGGCAATGCGGTTCTTTTGTTGCCGACCCATCTGCGTCTGGAAGATGTTGAAAATGCCTGTCGCCTGGATGGTCAGGTTTGCTGTCGCAAACCCATCAAAAAATTTGCCCTGTTGCGCACCGTCAAACAGACCATGGGTATTGTCGCGTCCCAGGAACCTGCCAAACTTGTCGTCAAGACCGAACCCGCAGCCAAGCCCATGGAGAATCCCAGCCGCATTCTTCTGGTCGAGGATCTGGTCAACAATCAAAAACTGGCCCTGGCCATTCTGGAGCGGGCCGGACACCGGGTCACGGTGGCCAACAATGGCATGGAAGCCCTGGATGCCATGGCCAATGCCGATTTCGATCTGATCCTGATGGACCTGCAAATGCCTGAAATGGATGGCCATGAAACCACCCGGGTCATTCGGGCCGGGGAAGGTCCCATGATCGGCAAGAAGGAAATTCCCATCATCGCCGTGACGGCCCACGCCCTGGAAGAGGAGAGACAGCGTTGTCAGACAGAGGGCATGAACGGCTTCTTGCGCAAACCCTACCGTCCACAGGAACTGATCGACGCCATCAATCCCTTCCTGGCCAAATCGACTGCCGCCCGGCGACCACCACCACCCAAGATCATCAAAACCAGTGAAACACCCGTCCTGAAACCCGTGGTGGGTGATGCGGCAGACTTTGTCCGCAACCGGGAAATTTTCCTGAAGGAAGGACCCGACAAGTTGCGTTCCCTGCAACATCAACTGGAAATCAAGGACCCCATGCAGGCCCGCAAGGCCGCCGAATGGATCAAGAATGCCGCTACTGATGTGGGAGCATCGCGGGTGCGCATCAAGGCCATGTTGCTGGCCGGCAAGGCAGAAATGAAAAACTGGACCGAGTCCGAAACCATCTTTGCCGATCTCACCCAGGAAGTGGAAAAAGCCTTGGAAATGCTTGCAGAAACGTCCGTTTCCTGA